A genomic window from Scatophagus argus isolate fScaArg1 chromosome 17, fScaArg1.pri, whole genome shotgun sequence includes:
- the grhl2b gene encoding grainyhead-like transcription factor 2b isoform X1: MSQETDNKRLVVVVPNESSFPSVRRAYTSEDEAWRSYLENPLTAATKAMMSINGDEDSANALGLLYEYYKVPKEKRLLPVSKASDITEEPEKRSTLPSNPSSQSEVETVDNRVQVLKSVPVNLSLNTEHQETKREQFNGSTGAGGASGDDGSPAVAVVKAEMYAPVFMTGAGLHYRVEGEESTRVIYEQSPYEVTTVSHSSYVKEDQQSPPDSPYEEERDTVRKDEQKYHTPSSLATDDFLFHQEGVDSFQYTLDATRSLRQKQGEGPMTYLNKGQFYAVTLNELSANKRLRHPISKVRSVIMVVFSEDKNRDEQLKYWKYWHARQHTAKQRVLDIADYKESFNTIGNIEEIAYNAISFTWDVNEEAKIFITVNCLSTDFSSQKGVKGLPLMIQIDTYSYNNRSNKPLHRAYSQIKVFCDKGAERKIRDEERKLFRKKSKGKDGGIGVMTVPKKSDTTYFKTMTDLEAQPVLFIPDVHFGNLQRAGQVFTFNTEEIEREGGVLVKRMFRPSDEDLCPSPHKQIKEEMHKRVLLYVRKETDEVFDALMLKSPTLRGLMDAISEKYGVPTERIAKVYKKSKKGILVNMDDNIIEHYSNEDTFILHIDSYADSYKITLTEI; this comes from the exons TAAGcgtctggtggtggtggttcCCAACGAGAGCTCCTTCCCTTCGGTGCGGCGGGCCTACACCAGCGAGGACGAGGCATGGAGGTCGTACCTGGAGAACCCGCTGACAGCCGCCACCAAGGCCATGATGAGCATCAACGGGGACGAGGACAGCGCCAACGCCCTGGGCCTCCTTTACGAGTACTACAAG GTGCCTAAAGAAAAGAGGCTTCTGCCAGTTTCCAAAGCCAGTGACATAACGGAGGAGCCGGAGAAAAG GTCTACGTTGCCAAGCAATCCCAGCAGCCAAAGCGAGGTGGAGACAGTGGACAACCGCGTTCAGGTCCTCAAATCCGTCCCCGTCAACCTGTCACTGAACACGGAGCATCAGGAGACCAAACGGGAGCAGTTCAACGGCTCGACGGGGGCTGGGGGAGCATCAGGGGATGACGGCTCACCAGCTGTGGCTGTGGTGAAGGCCGAGATGTACGCGCCCGTCTTCATGACGGGAGCGGGACTTCACTATCGGGTGGAAGGCGAAGAGTCGACGAGGGTGATCTACGAACAGAGTCCGTACGAGGTGACCACCGTCAGCCACAGCTCGTACGTGAAAGAAGACCAGCAGAGTCCGCCTGACAGCCCAtatgaagaggagagagacacgGTGAGAAAGGATGAGCAG AAGTATCACACACCTTCCTCTCTGGCTACAGACGACTTCTTATTTCACCAGGAGGGAGT TGACAGCTTCCAGTACACGCTGGATGCCACTCGCTCGTTGCGTCAGAAGCAGGGTGAGGGGCCGATGACGTACCTGAACAAAGGCCAGTTCTACGCCGTGACACTCAACGAGCTCAGTGCCAACAAACGCCTCCGTCACCCCATCAGCAAAGTCCGG AGTGTAATCATGGTGGTGTTCAGCGAAGACAAGAACCGAGACGAGCAGCTCAAATACTGGAAGTACTGGCACGCTCGGCAGCACACAGCCAAACAGAGGGTCTTAGACATCG CTGATTACAAGGAGAGTTTCAACACAATCGGCAACATTGAAGAAATTGCCTACAACGCCATCTCCTTCACCTGGGACGTAAATGAAGAGGCCAAG ATCTTCATCACAGTCAACTGTCTGAGCACAGACTTCTCCTCTCAGAAGGGAGTCAAGGGTCTCCCTCTGATGATCCAGATTGACACATACAGCTACAACAATCGCAGCAACAAGCCGCTGCACAGGGCCTACTCACAGATCAAGGTCTTCTGTGACAAG ggggcagagaggaaaataagagaCGAGGAAAGAAAACTGTTCCGCAAGAAGTCAAAAG GGAAAGATGGAGGCATAGGCGTGATGACTGTTCCCAAGAAGTCTGACACCACCTATTTCAAGACTATGACCGACCTGGAAGCTCAGCCTGTCCTCTTTATCCCTGATGTTCACTTTGGCAACCTGCAGAGGGCTGGACAG GTGTTTACCTTCAACACGGAGGAGATCGAGAGGGAAGG gggCGTGCTGGTGAAGAGGATGTTCAGGCCGTCAGATGAAGATCTTTGTCCCTCACCTCACAAACAGATCAAAGAGGAGATGCACAAGAGAG TACTGTTGTACGTAAGAAAGGAGACAGACGAGGTGTTTGACGCTCTGATGCTGAAGTCTCCCACCCTCAGAGGGCTGATGGATGCT aTATCAGAGAAGTATGGCGTGCCCACAGAGCGGATAGCCAAAGTGtacaagaaaagtaaaaaagg GATTCTGGTTAACATGGACGACAACATCATCGAGCATTACTCCAACGAAGACACCTTCATCCTCCACATCGACAGCTACGCGGACTCCTACAAGATCACGCTGACGGAGATCTGA
- the grhl2b gene encoding grainyhead-like transcription factor 2b isoform X2, giving the protein MSQETDNKRLVVVVPNESSFPSVRRAYTSEDEAWRSYLENPLTAATKAMMSINGDEDSANALGLLYEYYKVPKEKRLLPVSKASDITEEPEKRSTLPSNPSSQSEVETVDNRVQVLKSVPVNLSLNTEHQETKREQFNGSTGAGGASGDDGSPAVAVVKAEMYAPVFMTGAGLHYRVEGEESTRVIYEQSPYEVTTVSHSSYVKEDQQSPPDSPYEEERDTKYHTPSSLATDDFLFHQEGVDSFQYTLDATRSLRQKQGEGPMTYLNKGQFYAVTLNELSANKRLRHPISKVRSVIMVVFSEDKNRDEQLKYWKYWHARQHTAKQRVLDIADYKESFNTIGNIEEIAYNAISFTWDVNEEAKIFITVNCLSTDFSSQKGVKGLPLMIQIDTYSYNNRSNKPLHRAYSQIKVFCDKGAERKIRDEERKLFRKKSKGKDGGIGVMTVPKKSDTTYFKTMTDLEAQPVLFIPDVHFGNLQRAGQVFTFNTEEIEREGGVLVKRMFRPSDEDLCPSPHKQIKEEMHKRVLLYVRKETDEVFDALMLKSPTLRGLMDAISEKYGVPTERIAKVYKKSKKGILVNMDDNIIEHYSNEDTFILHIDSYADSYKITLTEI; this is encoded by the exons TAAGcgtctggtggtggtggttcCCAACGAGAGCTCCTTCCCTTCGGTGCGGCGGGCCTACACCAGCGAGGACGAGGCATGGAGGTCGTACCTGGAGAACCCGCTGACAGCCGCCACCAAGGCCATGATGAGCATCAACGGGGACGAGGACAGCGCCAACGCCCTGGGCCTCCTTTACGAGTACTACAAG GTGCCTAAAGAAAAGAGGCTTCTGCCAGTTTCCAAAGCCAGTGACATAACGGAGGAGCCGGAGAAAAG GTCTACGTTGCCAAGCAATCCCAGCAGCCAAAGCGAGGTGGAGACAGTGGACAACCGCGTTCAGGTCCTCAAATCCGTCCCCGTCAACCTGTCACTGAACACGGAGCATCAGGAGACCAAACGGGAGCAGTTCAACGGCTCGACGGGGGCTGGGGGAGCATCAGGGGATGACGGCTCACCAGCTGTGGCTGTGGTGAAGGCCGAGATGTACGCGCCCGTCTTCATGACGGGAGCGGGACTTCACTATCGGGTGGAAGGCGAAGAGTCGACGAGGGTGATCTACGAACAGAGTCCGTACGAGGTGACCACCGTCAGCCACAGCTCGTACGTGAAAGAAGACCAGCAGAGTCCGCCTGACAGCCCAtatgaagaggagagagacacg AAGTATCACACACCTTCCTCTCTGGCTACAGACGACTTCTTATTTCACCAGGAGGGAGT TGACAGCTTCCAGTACACGCTGGATGCCACTCGCTCGTTGCGTCAGAAGCAGGGTGAGGGGCCGATGACGTACCTGAACAAAGGCCAGTTCTACGCCGTGACACTCAACGAGCTCAGTGCCAACAAACGCCTCCGTCACCCCATCAGCAAAGTCCGG AGTGTAATCATGGTGGTGTTCAGCGAAGACAAGAACCGAGACGAGCAGCTCAAATACTGGAAGTACTGGCACGCTCGGCAGCACACAGCCAAACAGAGGGTCTTAGACATCG CTGATTACAAGGAGAGTTTCAACACAATCGGCAACATTGAAGAAATTGCCTACAACGCCATCTCCTTCACCTGGGACGTAAATGAAGAGGCCAAG ATCTTCATCACAGTCAACTGTCTGAGCACAGACTTCTCCTCTCAGAAGGGAGTCAAGGGTCTCCCTCTGATGATCCAGATTGACACATACAGCTACAACAATCGCAGCAACAAGCCGCTGCACAGGGCCTACTCACAGATCAAGGTCTTCTGTGACAAG ggggcagagaggaaaataagagaCGAGGAAAGAAAACTGTTCCGCAAGAAGTCAAAAG GGAAAGATGGAGGCATAGGCGTGATGACTGTTCCCAAGAAGTCTGACACCACCTATTTCAAGACTATGACCGACCTGGAAGCTCAGCCTGTCCTCTTTATCCCTGATGTTCACTTTGGCAACCTGCAGAGGGCTGGACAG GTGTTTACCTTCAACACGGAGGAGATCGAGAGGGAAGG gggCGTGCTGGTGAAGAGGATGTTCAGGCCGTCAGATGAAGATCTTTGTCCCTCACCTCACAAACAGATCAAAGAGGAGATGCACAAGAGAG TACTGTTGTACGTAAGAAAGGAGACAGACGAGGTGTTTGACGCTCTGATGCTGAAGTCTCCCACCCTCAGAGGGCTGATGGATGCT aTATCAGAGAAGTATGGCGTGCCCACAGAGCGGATAGCCAAAGTGtacaagaaaagtaaaaaagg GATTCTGGTTAACATGGACGACAACATCATCGAGCATTACTCCAACGAAGACACCTTCATCCTCCACATCGACAGCTACGCGGACTCCTACAAGATCACGCTGACGGAGATCTGA
- the grhl2b gene encoding grainyhead-like transcription factor 2b isoform X3 gives MMSINGDEDSANALGLLYEYYKVPKEKRLLPVSKASDITEEPEKRSTLPSNPSSQSEVETVDNRVQVLKSVPVNLSLNTEHQETKREQFNGSTGAGGASGDDGSPAVAVVKAEMYAPVFMTGAGLHYRVEGEESTRVIYEQSPYEVTTVSHSSYVKEDQQSPPDSPYEEERDTVRKDEQKYHTPSSLATDDFLFHQEGVDSFQYTLDATRSLRQKQGEGPMTYLNKGQFYAVTLNELSANKRLRHPISKVRSVIMVVFSEDKNRDEQLKYWKYWHARQHTAKQRVLDIADYKESFNTIGNIEEIAYNAISFTWDVNEEAKIFITVNCLSTDFSSQKGVKGLPLMIQIDTYSYNNRSNKPLHRAYSQIKVFCDKGAERKIRDEERKLFRKKSKGKDGGIGVMTVPKKSDTTYFKTMTDLEAQPVLFIPDVHFGNLQRAGQVFTFNTEEIEREGGVLVKRMFRPSDEDLCPSPHKQIKEEMHKRVLLYVRKETDEVFDALMLKSPTLRGLMDAISEKYGVPTERIAKVYKKSKKGILVNMDDNIIEHYSNEDTFILHIDSYADSYKITLTEI, from the exons ATGATGAGCATCAACGGGGACGAGGACAGCGCCAACGCCCTGGGCCTCCTTTACGAGTACTACAAG GTGCCTAAAGAAAAGAGGCTTCTGCCAGTTTCCAAAGCCAGTGACATAACGGAGGAGCCGGAGAAAAG GTCTACGTTGCCAAGCAATCCCAGCAGCCAAAGCGAGGTGGAGACAGTGGACAACCGCGTTCAGGTCCTCAAATCCGTCCCCGTCAACCTGTCACTGAACACGGAGCATCAGGAGACCAAACGGGAGCAGTTCAACGGCTCGACGGGGGCTGGGGGAGCATCAGGGGATGACGGCTCACCAGCTGTGGCTGTGGTGAAGGCCGAGATGTACGCGCCCGTCTTCATGACGGGAGCGGGACTTCACTATCGGGTGGAAGGCGAAGAGTCGACGAGGGTGATCTACGAACAGAGTCCGTACGAGGTGACCACCGTCAGCCACAGCTCGTACGTGAAAGAAGACCAGCAGAGTCCGCCTGACAGCCCAtatgaagaggagagagacacgGTGAGAAAGGATGAGCAG AAGTATCACACACCTTCCTCTCTGGCTACAGACGACTTCTTATTTCACCAGGAGGGAGT TGACAGCTTCCAGTACACGCTGGATGCCACTCGCTCGTTGCGTCAGAAGCAGGGTGAGGGGCCGATGACGTACCTGAACAAAGGCCAGTTCTACGCCGTGACACTCAACGAGCTCAGTGCCAACAAACGCCTCCGTCACCCCATCAGCAAAGTCCGG AGTGTAATCATGGTGGTGTTCAGCGAAGACAAGAACCGAGACGAGCAGCTCAAATACTGGAAGTACTGGCACGCTCGGCAGCACACAGCCAAACAGAGGGTCTTAGACATCG CTGATTACAAGGAGAGTTTCAACACAATCGGCAACATTGAAGAAATTGCCTACAACGCCATCTCCTTCACCTGGGACGTAAATGAAGAGGCCAAG ATCTTCATCACAGTCAACTGTCTGAGCACAGACTTCTCCTCTCAGAAGGGAGTCAAGGGTCTCCCTCTGATGATCCAGATTGACACATACAGCTACAACAATCGCAGCAACAAGCCGCTGCACAGGGCCTACTCACAGATCAAGGTCTTCTGTGACAAG ggggcagagaggaaaataagagaCGAGGAAAGAAAACTGTTCCGCAAGAAGTCAAAAG GGAAAGATGGAGGCATAGGCGTGATGACTGTTCCCAAGAAGTCTGACACCACCTATTTCAAGACTATGACCGACCTGGAAGCTCAGCCTGTCCTCTTTATCCCTGATGTTCACTTTGGCAACCTGCAGAGGGCTGGACAG GTGTTTACCTTCAACACGGAGGAGATCGAGAGGGAAGG gggCGTGCTGGTGAAGAGGATGTTCAGGCCGTCAGATGAAGATCTTTGTCCCTCACCTCACAAACAGATCAAAGAGGAGATGCACAAGAGAG TACTGTTGTACGTAAGAAAGGAGACAGACGAGGTGTTTGACGCTCTGATGCTGAAGTCTCCCACCCTCAGAGGGCTGATGGATGCT aTATCAGAGAAGTATGGCGTGCCCACAGAGCGGATAGCCAAAGTGtacaagaaaagtaaaaaagg GATTCTGGTTAACATGGACGACAACATCATCGAGCATTACTCCAACGAAGACACCTTCATCCTCCACATCGACAGCTACGCGGACTCCTACAAGATCACGCTGACGGAGATCTGA